A part of Cannabis sativa cultivar Pink pepper isolate KNU-18-1 chromosome 6, ASM2916894v1, whole genome shotgun sequence genomic DNA contains:
- the LOC133039162 gene encoding uncharacterized protein LOC133039162, protein MAKNDNVIQSQAASLRNLEIQLGQLASDLKNRPQGTLPSDTENLRRDGKEHCKVVTLRSGKILESNVAATGSKEPSSIQKEGEMKIKPAISAAEIPPVVTASSQHSAAEKSLQKPLPPFPERFKKQQDDGQFRRFLDVLKQLHINIPLVEALEQMPTYVKFLKDILTKKRRLGEFETVALTEGCSAMLKSKIPPKLKDPGSFTIPISIGGRDVGRALCDLGASINLMPMSIFGKLGIGEARPTTVTLQLADRSMTHLEGKIEDVLVQVDKFIFPVDFIILDYEEDKEVPIILGRPFLATGMTLIDVEKGELTMRAQDEQATFKVFHPMRALDAIGECLAIGDMV, encoded by the coding sequence ATGGCCAAAAATGACAATGTAATTCAAAGCCAGGCAGCATCTCTTCGGAATCTTGAAATTCAATTGGGGCAATTGGCCAGTGATTTGAAGAATAGACCACAAGGCACTTTGCCAAGTGACACCGAAAACCTAAGAAGAGATGGCAAAGAACATTGCAAAGTGGTAACCTTGAGAAGTGGAAAAATTCTTGAGTCAAATGTGGCTGCAACAGGCAGTAAGGAGCCCTCTTCAATCCAAAAAGAGGGGGAAATGAAGATAAAACCAGCAATTTCAGCTGCTGAAATTCCCCCAGTAGTTACAGCATCCAGTCAGCATTCTGCTGCAGAAAAGTCTTTGCAAAAGCCACTTCCACCATTTCCTGAACGGTTCAAGAAGCAACAAGACGATggtcaatttcggagatttcttgatgttctaAAGCAGCTCCACATCAATATACCATTAGTGGAAGCTTTGGAGCAAATGCCAACCTATGTAAAGTTTTTGAAGgatattttgacaaagaaaaggaGGCTTGGCGAGTTTGAAACGGTCGCTTTGACGGAGGGCTGTAGTGCTATGTTGAAAAGTAAAATCCCACCCAAATTGAAAGATCCGGGCAGTTTTACAATTCCAATTTCTATTGGGGGTCGAGATGTTGGAAGAGCtctttgtgacttgggagctagTATTAATCTCATGCCTATGTCCATTTTTGGAAAGTtgggaattggagaagcaaggccAACCACCGTCACTTTGCAATTAGCGGATCGTTCCATGACGCATCTAGAAGGGAAGATTGAAGATGTGTTGGTGCAAGTGGATAAGTTTATTTTTCCAGTCGATTTCATTATTCTTGACTATGAGGAAGATAAGGAAGTTCCAATCATTTTAGGGAGGCCATTTCTTGCTACGGGAATGACTTTAATAGATGTTGAAAAAGGAGAGCTCACCATGAGAGCTCAAGATGAGCAAGCCACATTCAAGGTTTTCCATCCTATGCGTGCTCTGGATGCAATAGGAGAATGCTTAGCAATTGGAGATatggtgtaa
- the LOC115725260 gene encoding bifunctional purple acid phosphatase 26: MGDVGRRHYSIILVTYLLFVNTLSNVNGGITSTFVRSEFPATDIPLDHEVFAVPPGYNAPQQVHITQGDYDGKAVIISWITPDEPGSSEVQYGKSNKNYEFTALGTAPTKYTFYQYKSGYIHHCLLSNLEHNTKYYYKIGSGDVAREFWFETPPELNPDTPYVFGIIGDLGQTYNSLSTLEHYMESKAKAVLFLGDLSYADRYASSYEYDQIGLRWDTWGRFVEPSTAYQPWIWNTGNHEVDFLPQLGEMTTFKNYLNRYTTPYKACNSSDPLWYSIRRASAHIIVLSSYSPYVKYTPQYIWLKQELKNVDREKTPWLIVLMHIPFYNSNSAHFMEGEGMRSTFESWFVDYKVDVVFAGHVHAYERSNRISNIKFNVSNGYPYPVPDESAPLYITVGDGGNQEGLAGPFLDPQPEYSAFREMSYGHSTLEIFNRTHALYHWNRNDNGKKLPTDAFVLHNQYWASKQMRKEKKHYLRSVAAGLGVY, from the exons ATGGGCGATGTTGGTAGGAGACACTACTCCATAATACTGGTCACATATCTTCTCTTTGTAAACACCTTGAGCAATGTCAATGGTGGGATCACAAGCACCTTTGTACGCTCTGAGTTTCCAGCCACTGATATCCCTCTTGACCATGAAGTATTCGCAGTTCCACCTGGTTACAATGCACCACAACAA GTTCACATCACTCAAGGTGATTATGATGGTAAAGCTGTAATAATCTCATGGATTACACCAGATGAACCAGGATCCAGTGAAGTGCAGTATGGAAAATCTAACAAAAATTATGAGTTTACAGCACTAGGGACTGCTCCCACAAAATACACTTTCTACCAATATAAGTCAGGCTATATCCATCACTGCCTTCTCTCCAACCTTGag CATAACACTAAGtactactacaaaattgggaGTGGTGATGTAGCAAGAGAATTTTGGTTCGAAACACCTCCAGAGCTCAATCCAGATACTCCTTACGTATTTGGGATTATTG GAGATTTGGGGCAAACATACAATTCTCTTTCGACTTTGGAGCATTACATGGAGAGTAAAGCAAAGGCAGTGTTATTTCTGGGAGATCTTAGTTATGCTGATCGGTATGCTTCTTCGTATGAGTATGATCAAATTGGGTTACGTTGGGACACCTGGGGTCGCTTCGTTGAACCAAGCACTGCCTATCAACCATGGATTTGGAACACTGGAAACCATGAAGTCGACTTTTTGCCTCAACTG GGAGAAATGACAACTTTCAAGAACTATTTGAATCGATACACTACACCTTATAAGGCGTGCAACAGCAGTGACCCACTTTGGTACTCAATCAGACGAGCCTCTGCTCACATAATCGTCCTCTCAAGCTATTCTCCATATG TAAAATACACACCTCAATACATATGGCTAAAACAAGAACTGAAAAACGTGGACAGAGAAAAGACGCCATGGCTGATTGTTCTTATGCACATTCCATTCTATAACAGTAACAGTGCTCACTTCATGGAAGGAGAAGGCATGAGAAGTACGTTTGAGAGTTGGTTTGTTGATTACAAAGTTGATGTCGTCTTTGCTGGACATGTTCATGCATATGAAAGAtcg AATAGAATCTCAAATATAAAGTTCAATGTTTCAAATGGTTATCCTTATCCTGTACCCGACGAATCAGCTCCACTTTACATCACCGTCGGAGATGGCGGAAATCAAGAAGGCCTCGCCGGACC TTTCCTGGACCCACAACCAGAGTACTCTGCTTTCCGTGAAATGAGTTATGGGCATTCAACGTTGGAGATTTTTAATCGCACACACGCACTGTACCATTGGAACCGCAATGACAATGGCAAGAAGTTACCCACCGATGCCTTTGTGCTACACAACCAGTACTG GGCTAGCAAACAGATGAGAAAGGAGAAGAAGCATTATCTACGGAGTGTAGCTGCAGGTCTTGGGGTTTATTGA